One region of Wyeomyia smithii strain HCP4-BCI-WySm-NY-G18 chromosome 3, ASM2978416v1, whole genome shotgun sequence genomic DNA includes:
- the LOC129730786 gene encoding small integral membrane protein 8 — translation MSEPQQTKNPPKSTTSPGAGIRSLRSTNVFRAINFELYAKPNAVIMGLGLVAIGITFGYIAYMRAKYEGLGYYTAIQEDGKEIFVKKKSKWE, via the exons ATGAGTGAGCCTCAGCAAACTAAGAATCCACCAAAATCCACCACGTCCCCTGGTGCGGGCATACGTTCGTTACGTTCGACCAACGTTTTCCGGGCTATAAACTTTGAGCTGTACGCTAAACCG AACGCTGTTATTATGGGACTTGGATTAGTTGCGATTGGCATAACCTTTGGTTACATTGCCTATATGCGAGCAAAGTACGAAGGACTTGGATATTACACGGCTATTCAAGAAGATGGAAAGGAAATTTTTGTAAAGAAAAAGTCCAAATGGGAATAA
- the LOC129730785 gene encoding eukaryotic translation initiation factor 2A, whose protein sequence is MATGITPALAIRSSTGVEVWKSNGFKTPFIPDPEFARDESKLCRAIVYSPNGRFLAWANGSTVQICTVSDWKVQQTFPRPKAFYLKFSPRSTFLMTWEIYTENPKDEIKEKPNLFLYDVASGQELFSIIQKRHANWEMHWAADESLFAVMVGGEVLFYEVQPNSPFPTKPTKRWGGVRNGGVSVSPGASPPYVAFYVPGTKGAPSMCRMFRYPNLESNQPIASKSFFQADKVDMMWNQKGTGLLLLTSTDVDQTGVSYYGKTALHFMTTKGDSFAVQLSTEGSIHAVAWSPRSTEFCVVYGFMPSKATLFNLKCDAVFDFGTGHRNSIYYNDFGNLLIFGGFGNLPGYIEIWDLNEKKQIAEHKAPDTTLLEWSPVGDVFLTATTAPRLRMSNGFKIWHHTGALLHETHWPEKQELLEVVWQKYAPGTLKENVICREKIEGIASKTPEASKQKYVPPGMRNNSNAAGGESSSASARAPIPGLPPGYRSTTQKDKKQKNKNKNKTNGTINGQTDSAVSSGGKSIVGGGHEKRFPPKSAPTPKSATGDTETSKPISKDAEKDKKVKNINKKLKDIKLLKEKNNRGEKLELTQIAKMNSEADLLKELKALKAS, encoded by the exons ATGGCAACCGGAATAACTCCTGCTTTGGCTA TACGCTCCTCTACAGGAGTAGAGGTATGGAAGTCAAACGGATTCAAAACTCCGTTTATTCCGGATCCGGAATTTGCTCGAGACGAGAGCAAATTGTGTCGTGCTATTGTTTATAGTCCAAATGGTCGATTTCTTGCGTGGGCTAACGGTTCCACTGTCCAGATCTGCACTGTTTCTGATTGGAAGGTGCAGCAAACGTTTCCCCGGCCAAAGGCTTTCTACCTCAAGTTCTCTCCACGCAGTACTTTTTTGATGACCTGGGAAATTTATACGGAAAATCCAAAGGACGAGATCAAGGAGAAACCGAATCTGTTTCTGTATGATGTAGCAAGCGGACAGGAACTGTTCTCAATCATTCAGAAACGCCATGCCAACTGGGAAATGCACTGGGCAGCAGACGAAAGTCTCTTCGCGGTAATGGTCGGAGGAGAAGTACTGTTTTATGAAGTACAGCCCAACTCCCCATTTCCAACCAAACCCACTAAACGTTGGGGCGGAGTGAGGAATGGTGGTGTTTCAGTGTCTCCGGGAGCCAGCCCTCCTTATGTTGCTTTTTATGTGCCCGGAACAAAAGGGGCACCGTCGATGTGTCGCATGTTTCGTTACCCAAATCTTGAGAGTAACCAACCTATTGCTTCAAAGAGTTTCTtccag GCCGATAAAGTTGACATGATGTGGAACCAGAAGGGAACCGGTTTGTTATTACTAACCAGCACAGATGTAGATCAGACGGGTGTTTCTTATTACGGAAAAACAGCATTACACTTCATGACTACCAAAGGAGACTCATTTGCTGTTCAGCTCAGTACCGAAGGTTCGATCCATGCTGTTGCGTGGAGCCCTCGGTCGACTGAATTCTGTGTAGTGTATGGTTTTATGCCATCAAAAGCAACACTCTTCAATCTCAAATGTGATGCTGTTTTTGATTTTGGAACTGGACACAGAAACTCGATATATTACAATGATTTTGGAAATTTACTTATATTTGGAGGCTTTGGAAACCTCCCAGGATACATAGAAATTTGGGATCTAAACGAAAAGAAACAGATCGCTGAGCATAAGGCTCCTGACACCACATTATTAGAATGGAGTCCAGTCGGTGATGTATTCTTGACTGCCACGACTGCTCCAAGACTGCGAATGTCCAATGGGTTCAAAATTTGGCATCATACAGGGGCACTCCTACATGAAACTCATTGGCCAGAAAAGCAGGAACTATTGGAAGTTGTTTGGCAGAAGTACGCTCCTGGAACGTTGAAAGAAAACGTTATTTGTAGAGAAAAAATAGAAGGGATTGCATCTAAAACACCGGAAGCTAGCAAACAAAAGTATGTCCCACCAGGAATGCGAAACAACTCAAATGCCGCAGGTGGAGAGTCATCTTCGGCTTCTGCACGAGCACCAATTCCTGGACTTCCACCTGGTTATCGCTCAACCACACAAAAGGACAAAAAGCaaaagaataaaaacaaaaataagacGAATGGAACAATCAACGGACAAACGGATTCTGCTGTATCTTCTGGTGGCAAAAGCATAGTTGGTGGTGGGCACGAGAAGAGATTTCCGCCGAAATCAGCACCAACTCCGAAATCAGCTACAGGTGACACAGAAACATCGAAGCCAATCAGTAAAGATGCTGAAAAAGACAAGAAGGTGAAAAATATTAACAAAAAGCTGAAAGATATTAAATTGTTGAAGGAAAAAAATAATCGTGGTGAAAAGCTAGAATTGACTCAGATtgctaaaatgaattctgaggCTGATCTATTGAAGGAACTAAAAGCGCTTAAAGCATCCTAA